The segment AAAGCAATGACCAGGAAAGAGTACTTTGCCATTGAAAAAAAATTCCTGGAATTTGCAGAAAAGGTCAAAATCCCGATGGACGAGCTTGATTTGCTTTTCTGGAGCATGCAAACCGGCAATATCTTCAAGTGATTAATGAAAATTCAGAAAAAATTTAACCTGTTCACTTGTCCGCAAAAAGGTGGTGCTTTTCCCCGCCCTCAATCTCAAGCAGGATTCTCTTGATTATTGCTTTTTCAGGGTCGGGCATCAATTTAACCCTTTTTTTCAGGTCATCGAATGACGCGAATGGCTTGTCTTCCCTGCTCTCAATTATTTCCCACATGTGCTTTTTTCCCAGGCCGGGCAGCAATTCCAGCTGGTGCATCCTTGTGGTCAGTGGCGCTGACTTGTTGAAAAAGTCCACAAACCTGCTCTCATGCTTCTTGACAATGTCCGCAATTACAAATTCCAGCTCGCTTCTCGCGGTCTGGGTAAGCTTGTCAAAGGCAAGCCTGCCGATTATATGGTGGATCTGGTCGCGCTTTCCGTCGCCTATGTATACCTCCTTGAACGGCTGCAGGAATACATCTTTCTTGGGAACCAATTCAAGAAGCACAAAATGGGTTTTTCCAATGGCCTGCACAATCGGGGTTTTCTTGTGGCTTGGCCTTGAGTCAAATGGATAGCCGTTTGGCAAGAAATCCAATACAATCACATTCTCTTCC is part of the Candidatus Woesearchaeota archaeon genome and harbors:
- a CDS encoding DUF655 domain-containing protein, which encodes MELVQDTNQQQRAIKEENVIVLDFLPNGYPFDSRPSHKKTPIVQAIGKTHFVLLELVPKKDVFLQPFKEVYIGDGKRDQIHHIIGRLAFDKLTQTARSELEFVIADIVKKHESRFVDFFNKSAPLTTRMHQLELLPGLGKKHMWEIIESREDKPFASFDDLKKRVKLMPDPEKAIIKRILLEIEGGEKHHLFADK